One window of Novipirellula aureliae genomic DNA carries:
- a CDS encoding CsgG/HfaB family protein, which yields MISRKSIVKSIWTRGLLGLFSLVCLLPATAQDKPAKKAATPIYPVAVFPFQERGREVSEVGKQVTDLLFANLVVNPELYLVEREDLAKILQEQELSVSGVVNPASANKVGQLTGAKILVTGSVLEVNGKLYLVAKVIGTETSRVLGASVKGNVGDDLDRLAEQLGAEVGKTIVDRASDLVAQTVSREDRVAALKKAMGGAKLPSVFIRIDERHVGQSTIDPAAETEIAWFCRELGFDVIDSDRGSKADADVLIVGEGVSEFAASNGNLKSVKSRLEVKALDRETGAVIAIDRDVAIAIDLTEQIAGKAALQDAAASIASRLLPKLASDKKDVPKQNRRK from the coding sequence ATGATCTCCCGGAAATCGATTGTGAAGTCAATATGGACTAGAGGTCTGCTGGGTCTCTTCTCGCTCGTTTGTTTATTGCCAGCCACTGCGCAGGACAAACCGGCAAAAAAGGCTGCGACGCCTATTTACCCCGTTGCTGTGTTTCCGTTTCAGGAACGAGGTCGCGAGGTTAGCGAGGTGGGGAAGCAGGTGACGGATTTGCTATTTGCGAACTTGGTCGTCAACCCCGAACTGTATCTCGTTGAACGCGAGGATTTGGCGAAAATTCTCCAAGAACAAGAATTGAGTGTTTCCGGCGTTGTCAATCCGGCATCCGCGAACAAGGTTGGACAATTGACGGGGGCGAAAATTCTAGTGACTGGCTCGGTACTGGAAGTGAACGGAAAACTTTACCTGGTCGCCAAAGTGATCGGAACAGAAACCAGCCGTGTATTGGGCGCATCGGTAAAAGGAAACGTTGGCGACGACTTGGATAGGCTCGCTGAACAACTCGGCGCCGAAGTAGGTAAGACGATTGTCGACCGAGCGAGCGACTTGGTTGCCCAGACCGTTTCGCGTGAGGATCGAGTCGCTGCTCTTAAGAAAGCGATGGGTGGTGCAAAGTTGCCTTCGGTCTTTATCCGTATCGATGAGCGGCATGTCGGGCAATCGACGATCGATCCGGCTGCGGAAACCGAGATCGCATGGTTCTGTCGAGAACTTGGCTTCGACGTGATCGATTCGGATCGAGGCAGCAAGGCGGATGCAGACGTGCTGATTGTTGGTGAGGGAGTGAGCGAATTTGCGGCGAGCAACGGGAACCTAAAATCAGTGAAGTCGCGATTAGAGGTGAAGGCTCTTGATCGAGAAACGGGTGCCGTCATCGCAATTGATCGTGACGTTGCGATTGCGATTGACCTGACCGAGCAGATCGCGGGCAAAGCGGCACTTCAAGACGCCGCCGCGAGTATCGCGTCACGTCTGCTGCCAAAACTTGCCAGCGACAAAAAGGATGTTCCTAAGCAAAATAGACGGAAATAA